In one Gemmatimonadaceae bacterium genomic region, the following are encoded:
- a CDS encoding transporter, with product MPHVRRAVRCASLVAATLAAAGAARAQANIPQFRGDFGILSGTLPKPGFYSSALYSSYEPENTIAANETAFSHLQPPVNVFSLQLGFTVPAVWAAGQYGFSIIIPWADLTIPTPDAKPVRSWGFSDIYIQPMKLGWTFPSADVVAGFGVYMPTGRFHDGANNNTGFGMWSYEMSAGSTVYLGSSHQSSASALVAYQVQSHVEDTDKRAGQVLTVEGGAGHTLIRHFGQLGVAYYAMWKLTNDQNFNVSPLFAGKNRMFGVGPEITIPFPALSDANSVTLRYLVEAGSHSATQGNTLFVALTMGRLP from the coding sequence ATGCCTCACGTTCGACGCGCGGTCCGGTGCGCGAGTCTCGTCGCCGCGACCCTGGCGGCCGCCGGCGCCGCCCGCGCCCAAGCCAACATTCCACAGTTCCGCGGTGATTTCGGCATCCTGTCCGGTACGCTGCCGAAACCGGGATTCTATTCCAGCGCACTCTACTCGAGCTACGAGCCCGAGAATACGATCGCCGCCAACGAAACGGCGTTCTCGCATCTGCAGCCGCCCGTCAACGTCTTCTCGCTGCAACTCGGCTTCACCGTGCCCGCCGTGTGGGCCGCCGGCCAGTACGGCTTCTCGATCATCATCCCGTGGGCGGACCTCACGATCCCGACGCCCGACGCCAAGCCGGTGCGCAGCTGGGGTTTCAGCGACATCTATATACAGCCGATGAAGCTGGGCTGGACGTTTCCGTCGGCGGACGTCGTCGCCGGCTTCGGCGTCTACATGCCCACCGGCCGCTTTCACGACGGCGCGAACAACAACACCGGCTTCGGCATGTGGTCGTACGAGATGTCCGCCGGCAGCACGGTCTACCTCGGTTCCTCGCATCAATCCAGCGCCTCGGCGTTGGTCGCGTACCAGGTGCAGTCGCACGTCGAAGACACCGACAAGCGCGCGGGACAGGTGCTCACGGTCGAGGGCGGCGCGGGCCATACGCTCATCCGGCACTTCGGCCAGCTGGGCGTCGCCTACTACGCGATGTGGAAGCTCACGAACGACCAGAACTTCAACGTGTCGCCGCTCTTCGCCGGCAAGAATCGCATGTTCGGCGTGGGGCCCGAGATCACGATCCCCTTCCCGGCCCTGAGCGATGCGAACTCCGTCACGCTGCGCTATCTGGTCGAAGCGGGGTCGCACTCGGCCACGCAGGGAAACACGCTCTTCGTCGCCCTGACGATGGGCCGCCTGCCATAG
- a CDS encoding alpha/beta fold hydrolase yields MAAMLVAAASSHVAAQTTQVTRAAKFTELPCTETYGKFDESTRAIARCGTVTVPQDRAAPNNTALQAVVLPVVVYASPTAHGTPLIFLAGGPGESAIDAAQQALLDTPLGQMLLRERPIVAFDRRGVTTDSHRASPDLSSVEYQARYPRKEAVAPLRDTVTRLTTFLRKRGVVANNFTTLAAIEDITDVIHALGYSRVVLLGASYGTREALHFVRRHRDMVESIVLDGVAPPNAVSLLDSATIVNAGRDVVSRLVEDCKQDESCAADFADLPKAVAWLGADTLGALRRTANFPDNGGWHTLGARGAAILSVIGMASTWEAIRAQAPAVLVEFARYDTLRSPLAARVLVAAAADPTLTGGHGERVPLVRYIAFCGDRPQGEPFVGDRTVCDALGVPFSGPEAIARVTSDVPALLISSGYDAQTPVRFADDAARSLAHSFQVLFPMVGHVAIGRPIAMACAAVVIESFLGQPDRAPASTCVSSILPAFAPNRISKEP; encoded by the coding sequence ATGGCCGCCATGCTCGTGGCGGCCGCATCATCACATGTTGCCGCGCAGACGACACAGGTGACACGGGCGGCGAAGTTCACCGAACTGCCGTGCACGGAGACGTACGGCAAGTTCGACGAGTCCACGCGAGCGATCGCGCGCTGTGGGACCGTCACGGTGCCGCAGGACCGCGCGGCACCAAACAACACGGCGTTGCAGGCGGTCGTATTGCCCGTCGTCGTGTACGCGTCGCCGACGGCGCACGGCACACCGCTCATCTTCCTGGCGGGCGGACCGGGCGAATCGGCGATCGACGCGGCGCAGCAGGCGTTGCTCGACACACCGCTGGGTCAAATGCTGCTCCGCGAACGACCGATCGTGGCGTTCGATCGCCGCGGCGTGACGACCGACAGTCATCGCGCCTCGCCCGATTTGAGCAGCGTCGAGTACCAGGCACGGTATCCGCGAAAGGAGGCGGTTGCCCCGCTGCGCGATACGGTCACGCGTCTCACCACGTTCCTCCGCAAGCGCGGCGTCGTCGCCAACAACTTCACGACGTTGGCGGCGATCGAGGACATCACTGACGTGATTCACGCGCTCGGCTACTCGCGCGTCGTGCTGCTCGGTGCGTCGTACGGAACGCGCGAGGCGCTGCACTTCGTGCGCCGACACCGCGACATGGTGGAGTCGATCGTGCTCGACGGCGTGGCGCCGCCGAACGCCGTGTCGCTCCTGGATTCGGCGACCATCGTCAACGCGGGGCGCGACGTGGTGTCACGACTCGTCGAAGACTGCAAGCAGGATGAATCTTGCGCCGCCGACTTCGCCGATTTGCCGAAGGCCGTCGCCTGGTTGGGCGCGGACACTCTTGGCGCGCTGCGGCGCACGGCGAACTTTCCGGACAACGGCGGCTGGCATACGCTTGGCGCGCGCGGCGCCGCGATACTCAGCGTGATTGGTATGGCGTCGACGTGGGAGGCGATCCGCGCGCAAGCGCCGGCCGTGCTCGTGGAGTTTGCCCGCTACGATACGCTGCGCTCGCCGCTCGCGGCGCGTGTGCTCGTCGCCGCGGCCGCGGATCCGACGCTCACCGGAGGTCATGGCGAGCGAGTTCCGCTCGTGCGGTACATCGCTTTCTGCGGCGACCGCCCGCAGGGCGAACCGTTCGTCGGCGATCGCACGGTCTGCGATGCGCTCGGCGTTCCCTTCTCGGGTCCCGAGGCGATTGCACGCGTCACGAGTGACGTGCCCGCGCTGCTCATCTCGTCGGGGTACGATGCGCAGACGCCGGTCCGCTTCGCCGATGATGCGGCGCGTTCGCTGGCGCACAGCTTTCAAGTGTTGTTTCCGATGGTCGGCCACGTGGCGATCGGCCGACCGATCGCGATGGCGTGCGCGGCGGTGGTGATCGAGTCGTTCCTGGGACAGCCCGATCGCGCGCCGGCGTCGACGTGCGTCTCGAGCATCCTCCCGGCGTTCGCGCCGAATCGGATCAGTAAGGAGCCGTGA
- a CDS encoding response regulator, with protein sequence MTAPAMNAAGIRVLIAEDHVDSATSIGRLLRLFGYEVAIATNGEDAVRVAGWFAPAAALIDLTLPVLDGFGVARALRENVATRDCRLVAMTGWTADEYAARTRDAGFDSHLVKPIAVEALINALSPAVPSTSANGPAPAPRSIAAQRARRTNHAEVR encoded by the coding sequence ATGACGGCCCCCGCGATGAACGCGGCCGGGATCCGCGTGCTCATCGCGGAGGATCACGTCGATTCCGCGACGAGCATCGGCCGGCTGCTGCGCTTGTTCGGCTACGAGGTCGCGATTGCGACGAACGGTGAAGACGCCGTCCGCGTGGCCGGCTGGTTCGCGCCCGCCGCGGCGCTGATCGACCTGACGCTGCCGGTGCTCGACGGGTTCGGCGTCGCGAGAGCATTGCGCGAGAACGTCGCCACGCGCGACTGCCGTCTCGTCGCCATGACCGGCTGGACGGCGGACGAGTACGCCGCCCGCACGCGCGACGCCGGTTTTGATTCACATCTTGTAAAACCGATCGCGGTCGAGGCGCTGATCAACGCGCTGTCGCCGGCGGTGCCGTCGACGTCCGCCAATGGACCCGCACCCGCCCCGCGTTCGATCGCCGCGCAGCGCGCGCGTCGGACGAACCACGCCGAAGTTCGCTGA